A part of Thermodesulforhabdaceae bacterium genomic DNA contains:
- a CDS encoding 4Fe-4S binding protein: MENEVLTKTTDESKTKEKRSFEIDIFRAWCKSCGICVALCPRKCIEMDENGNPVIVAEDRCTGCGWCETHCPDFAISVRTKKPVPVDVV, encoded by the coding sequence ATGGAAAACGAAGTGCTAACCAAGACAACTGACGAAAGTAAAACCAAAGAAAAGAGAAGTTTTGAAATTGACATCTTTCGAGCTTGGTGCAAGTCCTGCGGTATTTGTGTTGCTCTTTGTCCCAGGAAGTGTATTGAGATGGATGAGAACGGAAACCCGGTTATTGTGGCTGAAGATAGATGCACAGGATGCGGATGGTGTGAAACTCATTGCCCGGATTTTGCTATAAGTGTTAGAACCAAGAAACCCGTTCCGGTAGATGTTGTTTAA
- a CDS encoding phosphotransferase, which translates to MECIKERLLLIAGSGSSKPLSNIGYLHSKVIDFLENVNTCLDIKPIAGDGSDRRFFRVQWEGQSFVVMYSPPDTPFRARENRAFDYFSNHLASNGIPVPKVYTSDQMKGIFLMEDLGDISLYNYIHHHPKARQLVYRKAIALLVHFQKKATFGINPDVCVDGSFYDPPFVLEKELEYFRRSFLCNFLGLSASWNSLKDDFCRLADLAGTSDSSSCIHRDFQSRNIMIKRGKLHVIDYQAMRYGPGEYDLAALLIDPYVGIPSHERWGLAKFYARLNKDFSFERYEVVSLCRNLQILAAFAFLGKEKGKSFFLRFIPKALKELSSNRHILVRLGFSSLCSWLNKAREKFLQFNSLCKKN; encoded by the coding sequence ATGGAATGTATCAAAGAGCGATTATTACTCATTGCGGGGTCTGGAAGCTCTAAGCCATTATCAAACATTGGTTATCTACACAGCAAAGTAATTGATTTTTTAGAAAATGTTAACACTTGCTTAGATATTAAGCCCATAGCTGGAGATGGGTCAGACAGGCGTTTTTTCAGAGTCCAATGGGAAGGGCAAAGCTTTGTTGTGATGTATTCACCACCTGACACTCCCTTTCGAGCAAGGGAAAACAGAGCCTTTGACTATTTCTCAAATCACCTTGCATCTAATGGGATTCCAGTTCCAAAAGTTTACACATCTGATCAAATGAAAGGAATCTTCCTAATGGAAGATCTTGGCGATATTAGTCTTTACAATTACATCCACCACCACCCAAAAGCCCGACAATTGGTGTATAGAAAAGCCATTGCTCTTCTTGTTCATTTTCAAAAAAAAGCTACTTTTGGCATCAACCCGGATGTATGTGTTGACGGCTCCTTTTATGATCCCCCCTTTGTTTTAGAAAAAGAACTAGAATATTTCAGACGGTCTTTTTTATGTAACTTTCTAGGACTTTCTGCTTCGTGGAACAGCTTAAAAGACGATTTTTGCCGACTTGCTGATTTGGCCGGAACTAGTGATTCATCATCTTGCATACATCGTGATTTCCAAAGCAGAAACATTATGATCAAGAGAGGGAAGCTTCATGTTATTGATTATCAAGCCATGAGATATGGACCTGGTGAATACGATCTTGCCGCCCTTTTAATCGATCCATATGTTGGAATACCTTCGCACGAACGCTGGGGCCTAGCAAAGTTCTACGCTCGACTGAACAAAGATTTTTCATTCGAGCGTTATGAAGTGGTTTCCCTTTGCAGAAATCTGCAAATCCTTGCAGCCTTTGCTTTTTTGGGGAAAGAAAAAGGCAAGTCGTTTTTTCTTCGCTTTATTCCAAAAGCGCTAAAGGAGCTTTCAAGTAATCGGCACATTCTCGTTCGCTTAGGGTTCTCATCTCTTTGTAGTTGGCTTAATAAGGCTCGGGAAAAATTCTTACAATTCAACTCCTTATGCAAAAAAAACTGA
- a CDS encoding 2-oxoacid:acceptor oxidoreductase subunit alpha, with translation MSDSKTTQGQVLVLQGNEAMVEGAIAAGCRFFAGYPITPATEISEMMAHRLPAVGGTFIQMEDEIASLGAVIGASLAGVKAMTATSGPGFSLMQENIGFACVAEIPCVIVNVMRGGPSTGLPTRVAQGDVMQARWGTHGDHPIIVLAVSTTKECFDITVRAFNLSEKYRTPVIILSDEVVAHTREKIQLSHPEEIEVFDRIKPSMPPEWYIPYEDTPRGVPPMAAFGDGYRYHVTGLIHDVRGFPTERSDEIQAFLTRIHRKIYNNFSDIMMVKEEFTEDAEVLVIAYGSVARSARRAVREARSRGVRAGLIQLVTIWPFPRQVIEPLLRRVKVVLVPELNLGQISREVKRINQGRTRVEKLNRIDGQLITPNEILSRLVKL, from the coding sequence GTGAGCGACTCCAAGACTACCCAAGGACAAGTCCTAGTTCTTCAGGGTAACGAAGCGATGGTAGAAGGAGCTATCGCCGCAGGGTGCAGGTTTTTTGCCGGCTATCCCATAACTCCCGCAACAGAAATCAGCGAGATGATGGCTCACCGACTTCCTGCCGTTGGAGGAACCTTCATACAGATGGAAGATGAAATTGCCAGTCTTGGTGCGGTTATCGGAGCTTCCCTCGCTGGGGTCAAAGCAATGACGGCAACAAGCGGGCCAGGTTTTTCCCTTATGCAGGAAAACATAGGCTTTGCCTGTGTAGCGGAAATTCCCTGCGTGATCGTTAATGTTATGCGTGGGGGACCCAGCACTGGACTACCAACCAGAGTAGCTCAAGGTGACGTAATGCAGGCTAGATGGGGAACTCATGGTGATCATCCCATAATCGTCCTTGCAGTTTCTACAACCAAGGAATGTTTTGATATTACCGTCCGAGCTTTTAATCTTTCAGAAAAATACCGCACGCCGGTCATCATTCTTTCCGATGAGGTAGTAGCTCATACTCGAGAAAAGATTCAACTTTCTCACCCTGAAGAAATCGAGGTCTTCGATAGAATAAAGCCAAGCATGCCACCTGAGTGGTATATTCCCTACGAAGACACTCCGCGAGGGGTACCACCTATGGCGGCTTTTGGAGATGGCTACCGCTACCATGTAACTGGGCTTATACACGATGTACGTGGTTTTCCCACTGAACGCTCTGACGAAATTCAAGCCTTCCTTACTCGAATTCATCGGAAAATATACAATAATTTCTCTGACATTATGATGGTCAAAGAAGAATTCACAGAAGATGCAGAAGTGCTTGTGATTGCTTACGGGTCGGTAGCAAGATCTGCTAGAAGAGCAGTTCGGGAAGCAAGAAGTCGAGGGGTCCGTGCGGGCCTTATCCAGTTGGTGACAATATGGCCATTTCCCAGACAGGTGATAGAACCGTTACTTCGGCGAGTAAAAGTTGTTCTAGTGCCGGAGCTTAACCTCGGTCAAATATCGCGAGAAGTTAAGCGAATCAACCAGGGCAGGACAAGGGTTGAAAAGCTTAACCGCATTGACGGTCAGCTTATAACCCCAAATGAAATTCTTTCCCGCCTTGTCAAATTATAA
- a CDS encoding 2-oxoacid:ferredoxin oxidoreductase subunit beta translates to MAEITKLIHKYLRHDKKFPHVWCPGCGNGILLGSLIRAIDKIGFEKDDVVLVSGIGCSSRLPVYVDFNTLHTTHGRALTFATGIKLAKPRLQVIVIMGDGDAMSIGGNHFIHAARRNLNLTAIIVNNNVYGMTGGQFSPTTPYGAYTTTSPFGHIEHPFAISELAVTAGASFVARGTVYHTNVLDDIIEKAILKRGFAVVEVISNCHTQYGRKNNMGSAVDMLLWMKKAAVTVEKAKNMTPEELSGRITIGVLVDRDLPVFTQEYQKIREEASKKWATATKFA, encoded by the coding sequence ATGGCCGAAATAACCAAGCTTATTCACAAATACCTCCGCCACGACAAAAAATTTCCTCACGTGTGGTGCCCAGGATGCGGAAACGGTATTCTGCTTGGTTCTCTCATTAGAGCAATCGACAAGATCGGGTTTGAAAAAGATGATGTCGTACTCGTCTCTGGTATTGGCTGTTCTAGTCGCCTGCCCGTTTATGTGGATTTTAACACACTTCATACAACTCACGGGAGAGCTCTTACTTTCGCAACTGGTATCAAACTTGCCAAACCTCGCCTCCAGGTCATTGTAATCATGGGTGATGGAGATGCTATGTCCATCGGCGGAAATCACTTCATCCACGCCGCTCGCAGAAACCTGAATCTTACAGCAATCATTGTAAATAATAACGTTTACGGTATGACCGGAGGACAGTTTTCTCCAACAACACCCTATGGAGCTTACACAACAACTTCACCATTTGGGCATATCGAGCATCCCTTTGCTATCTCAGAACTTGCAGTAACAGCCGGCGCTAGCTTCGTGGCTCGAGGCACCGTCTATCACACCAATGTCCTTGACGACATAATAGAAAAAGCGATCCTGAAAAGGGGATTTGCCGTTGTTGAAGTGATTAGTAATTGCCATACTCAATATGGGCGCAAAAATAATATGGGAAGTGCCGTTGACATGCTTTTATGGATGAAAAAAGCGGCTGTAACTGTCGAAAAAGCCAAAAACATGACTCCTGAGGAACTTTCTGGAAGAATTACGATTGGGGTTCTTGTAGATAGAGATCTTCCGGTTTTCACTCAGGAGTATCAGAAAATTCGTGAGGAGGCATCAAAAAAATGGGCTACCGCTACGAAATTCGCCTGA
- the surE gene encoding 5'/3'-nucleotidase SurE → MRILITNDDGIYAKGIEVLYHILAPEHDVYVVAPETEQSAVGHAITFLDPLRVKEVKRNGIFFGYAVNGTPADCVKLAIRELMRPLPDMVISGINHGANVGENVIYSGTVSAATEAAMLGFPSIAVSIDAYPAKDYSGPMAFLPKIIKIIENRIFPKGVSININFPHCPAEEIRGIKIVRQGHLKYAETYDRRIDPRNRVYYWLCSQTAEYDPDEDTDSYAIQQKYIAITPIHYDLTHYPSLNLLKEWFGDEYKKCVQLAAGR, encoded by the coding sequence ATGCGGATACTAATTACAAACGATGACGGTATTTACGCAAAGGGCATTGAAGTTCTTTACCACATTCTGGCGCCGGAACACGATGTTTATGTGGTAGCGCCAGAAACAGAACAAAGTGCTGTGGGACATGCCATTACCTTTCTGGATCCACTCCGAGTAAAAGAAGTAAAACGAAATGGGATTTTTTTCGGTTATGCTGTAAACGGCACTCCGGCAGATTGTGTAAAACTTGCTATTAGAGAACTAATGCGTCCTCTGCCGGATATGGTCATTTCCGGCATAAACCATGGAGCTAATGTTGGTGAAAATGTGATCTATTCGGGAACTGTATCTGCTGCCACAGAGGCTGCCATGCTTGGATTTCCTTCTATAGCTGTGTCTATAGATGCTTACCCAGCAAAGGATTACAGTGGGCCAATGGCTTTTTTGCCAAAGATCATTAAAATTATCGAAAATCGCATCTTTCCAAAGGGTGTTTCTATCAATATAAATTTTCCTCACTGTCCCGCTGAAGAAATTAGAGGCATTAAAATAGTGCGACAGGGACATCTTAAATACGCTGAAACCTATGACAGACGGATAGATCCGAGAAATCGAGTCTATTACTGGCTCTGTAGCCAGACCGCAGAATATGATCCCGACGAAGATACGGACTCTTATGCTATACAGCAGAAGTATATTGCTATTACCCCGATCCACTATGATCTTACTCACTACCCAAGCCTTAATCTTCTAAAGGAATGGTTTGGCGATGAGTACAAAAAATGCGTACAATTAGCTGCAGGCAGGTGA
- a CDS encoding HD domain-containing phosphohydrolase encodes MNRSRFGQAKMPDPAKVTRIEKLDISDPKLLREFIPVSIDNISVQDILPFSVYFPFMQPNASVEFIKIAPSGGFLNSRWKTIFRENNIEHAYVHVNEFELYARYINEKLSKVLSNPYLSKDKKHKILYRTASYIMQRILNDPRSGKNIQMGLDFMEMFSQYVVKSEVTASMLARIFSKNYELFSHSLQVALLTAVFCRFLKKDVNFILLCGLGALFHDIGKVEIPQDILLKKAPLSDEEFAIIKRHPELGVKVMESHGILEKQSLDVVLQHHESADGSGYPSGLTIDDVSPMAQIVHIIDCYDALTTTRAYKLAVNPFEALKIMIVEMRNSFNKSLLENFIIFLGY; translated from the coding sequence ATGAACAGGTCACGTTTTGGACAAGCCAAAATGCCAGATCCTGCTAAAGTTACCAGAATAGAAAAACTCGATATTAGCGATCCAAAACTTCTTAGAGAATTTATACCCGTTAGCATAGACAACATTTCTGTTCAGGACATACTCCCCTTTTCAGTCTATTTCCCATTTATGCAACCTAATGCCTCCGTAGAATTTATCAAAATTGCTCCATCAGGTGGTTTTTTAAACTCTCGATGGAAAACCATTTTCAGAGAAAATAATATAGAACACGCCTATGTCCATGTAAACGAGTTTGAGCTATATGCCCGTTACATCAACGAAAAACTCTCAAAAGTTCTCTCAAACCCTTACCTTTCTAAGGACAAAAAGCACAAAATACTTTATAGAACTGCCTCTTATATCATGCAAAGAATACTAAATGATCCACGATCTGGAAAGAACATTCAAATGGGGCTTGATTTTATGGAAATGTTTTCTCAATACGTTGTGAAAAGCGAGGTAACAGCTTCCATGCTGGCCAGGATTTTTTCAAAGAACTATGAGCTATTCAGCCATTCTCTTCAGGTGGCTTTACTTACCGCTGTTTTTTGTCGTTTTCTGAAAAAGGACGTTAATTTCATTCTTCTTTGCGGTTTGGGAGCTCTTTTTCACGACATCGGGAAGGTTGAAATACCCCAAGATATATTGTTAAAAAAGGCACCGCTTTCGGATGAAGAATTTGCAATCATAAAGCGTCATCCTGAACTGGGAGTGAAAGTTATGGAATCTCATGGAATCTTGGAAAAACAGTCTCTAGATGTTGTGCTTCAACATCACGAATCTGCCGATGGCAGTGGATATCCGTCGGGGCTCACCATTGACGACGTTTCCCCCATGGCTCAAATTGTACATATCATAGACTGTTACGATGCTTTAACTACAACCAGAGCTTACAAACTGGCTGTGAACCCCTTCGAAGCCCTGAAAATAATGATTGTAGAAATGAGAAATTCTTTTAACAAAAGTCTCCTGGAAAATTTTATAATCTTCCTGGGATACTAA
- a CDS encoding sugar phosphate nucleotidyltransferase: MFQRALVLSAGWGTRLRPLTFFRPKVLMPVGGKTLLERWLSHLDGCDEIFVNAHALSPLLHEHVKAMHFNYGHLRTFHEPRILGSGGSLFAMSRAFPNEWMIAVNGDTFFSRPELKFIFSQIDYETPSVYLVLRNESRFNNIIVDAEGFVRHIRKSFLNETELARGYRVLAYTGVQIFHTDLLVHYGAMLAKRLEPAYSSVPFMDVMEIYTMMIDDSVPVRYLEINDGLWCDVGTIKRYIDLCLAVCDGVMAGKDVILEPGIEVSSTILWDGVRIKSGSKLDKCIVTDGVIVDGMYQRAIITHCGVWKL; the protein is encoded by the coding sequence ATGTTTCAGCGCGCTTTAGTGCTTTCTGCTGGCTGGGGAACACGGCTTCGCCCCTTAACATTCTTTCGCCCAAAGGTGTTAATGCCTGTGGGTGGGAAAACTCTACTGGAACGCTGGCTTTCTCACTTAGATGGATGCGATGAAATTTTTGTAAACGCTCATGCTTTAAGTCCTTTATTGCATGAACACGTTAAAGCAATGCATTTCAATTATGGACATCTTAGAACTTTTCACGAACCGAGGATTCTTGGTTCAGGTGGATCTCTCTTCGCAATGTCAAGGGCTTTTCCTAACGAATGGATGATAGCAGTAAATGGAGATACTTTCTTCTCTCGTCCTGAGCTTAAATTTATTTTTAGCCAGATAGATTATGAAACTCCCTCGGTCTATCTTGTCCTAAGGAACGAATCTCGTTTTAACAATATCATCGTCGATGCTGAAGGATTTGTTCGCCACATACGCAAATCTTTTCTAAATGAGACTGAATTAGCCAGAGGATACCGTGTTCTTGCTTACACTGGAGTTCAAATCTTCCACACAGATCTTCTCGTTCATTATGGAGCGATGTTAGCAAAGCGTTTAGAGCCGGCGTATTCTTCGGTTCCCTTTATGGACGTCATGGAAATATACACTATGATGATTGATGACAGTGTGCCTGTTAGGTATCTTGAAATAAATGATGGATTGTGGTGTGATGTTGGCACAATAAAACGGTATATTGATCTATGTCTGGCTGTCTGCGACGGTGTTATGGCAGGAAAAGACGTTATACTTGAACCTGGGATTGAAGTAAGTTCCACTATTTTATGGGATGGGGTGCGGATCAAAAGTGGAAGTAAGCTTGACAAATGCATTGTTACCGATGGGGTTATAGTGGATGGAATGTATCAAAGAGCGATTATTACTCATTGCGGGGTCTGGAAGCTCTAA
- a CDS encoding 2-oxoacid:acceptor oxidoreductase family protein — MGYRYEIRLSGSGGQGLILAGIILAEAAGIYDGKYVCQSQSYGPEARGGASKSEVIISDEEIDYPKALKPDVLLAMNQNSCDLYCFDIKPNGILIVDSTFVKQLPTTKAISIPFTAMARKELGKEMVANVVALGSLVFITGAVSLKSLEAALMNRAPRGTEELNRKAMELGVQLAKSYQQGGGF, encoded by the coding sequence ATGGGCTACCGCTACGAAATTCGCCTGAGCGGATCCGGCGGTCAGGGGCTAATCCTTGCTGGTATCATTTTAGCGGAAGCCGCTGGGATATATGATGGAAAATATGTCTGCCAGAGCCAGAGCTATGGGCCAGAAGCACGGGGTGGAGCCAGCAAATCGGAAGTAATTATAAGCGACGAGGAGATCGATTACCCAAAAGCTTTGAAGCCGGACGTGTTGCTCGCCATGAATCAGAATTCCTGTGATCTTTACTGCTTCGACATCAAACCAAACGGTATCCTTATAGTAGATTCAACCTTTGTGAAACAGCTACCCACAACTAAAGCCATTTCTATTCCCTTTACAGCCATGGCTCGCAAAGAACTCGGAAAAGAAATGGTTGCAAATGTGGTAGCTCTGGGAAGCCTTGTCTTTATAACAGGGGCGGTATCTCTCAAAAGTCTGGAAGCCGCTCTTATGAACAGAGCCCCCAGAGGGACTGAAGAATTAAACCGAAAAGCCATGGAACTTGGAGTGCAACTTGCCAAATCTTATCAGCAAGGAGGAGGTTTTTAG